Proteins found in one Miscanthus floridulus cultivar M001 chromosome 4, ASM1932011v1, whole genome shotgun sequence genomic segment:
- the LOC136551588 gene encoding protein argonaute 4A-like, whose translation MESHNGEADDLPPPPPLAAGVEPLKADETKAPLKLRSPVQRNGFGRKGQQIKLITNHFKVSLMNAADYFYHYYVNLKYEDDTPVDCKGSGRKVIEKLQQTYAVEHENKDFAYDGEKSLFTIGALPQVKKEFTVVVDDVSTGKTPANGSPGNDSPPGSDRKRIRRSYDYNTKTYKVELSFAAKIPMSAISQALRGQESEHTQEAIRVIDIILRQHSAKQGCLLVRQSFFHNNPSNFVDLGGGVVGCRGFHSSFRATQSGLSLNIDVSTTMIVKPGPVIDFLLANQEVSDPSMIDWAKAKRALKNLRIKTSPANQEQKIVGLSDRPCREQLFTLKHKNGNGDSEVITVFDYFVKNRGIELQYSGDLPCIIVGKPKRPTYFPVELCSLLPLQRYTKALRTLQRSSLVEKSRQKPQERMSVLYDVLQRSNYDAEPMLKACGITIARSFTEVDGRVLQPPKLKAGNGEDIFTRNGRWNFNNKRLIRASSVEKWAVVNFSARCNVRDLVRDLIKCGGMKGIMVEAPFDVFDENSSMRRSPAVGRVEDMFEQVKTKLPGAPKFLLCVLAERKNSDIYGPWKKKCLAEFGIVTQCVAPTRVNDQYLTNVLLKINAKLGGMNSLLQIETSPAIPLVSKVPTIILGMDVSHGSPGYSDVPSIAAVVSSREWPLISKYRASVRTQPKMEMINSLFNPRETEDDGLIRECLIDFYTSSGKRKPDQVIIFRDGVSESQFNQVLNIELLQIIEACKFLDEKWNPKFTLIIAQKNHHTKFFIPGKPDNVPPGTVVDNKVCHPRNFDFYMCSHAGMIGTTRPTHYHILHDEIGFNPDDLQELVHSLSYVYQRSTTAISVVAPICYAHLAATQVGRFIKFDEMSETSSSHGGHSSAGSAPVQELPRLHERVRSSMFFC comes from the exons ATGGAGTCTCACAATGGAGAGGCTGATGACTTGCCTCCACCACCTCCTTTGGCTGCTGGTGTTGAGCCACTTAAAGCTGATGAAACAAAGGCGCCATTGAAACTTAGGAGTCCGGTCCAGAGGAATGGCTTTGGCAGAAAGGGGCAGCAGATAAAACTGATAACAAATCACTTCAAAGTTTCTCTCATGAATGCTGCAGATTATTTCTATCACTATTAC GTCAATCTGAAGTATGAAGATGATACACCGGTTGATTGCAAAGGGTCGGGAAGAAAAGTGATCGAAAAACTGCAGCAAACTTATGCTGTTGAACATGAAAATAAAGATTTTGCATATGATGGTGAGAAGAGCCTGTTCACAATTGGTGCTCTTCCTCAAGTTAAAAAAGAGTTCACTGTCGTGGTGGATGATGTTTCAACTGGAAA GACTCCTGCAAATGGCAGTCCAGGCAATGACAGTCCTCCTGGAAGTGACAGGAAAAGGATCAGAAGGTCTTATGATTATAATACAAAGACGTACAAGGTCGAACTCTCTTTTGCTGCAAAAATTCCCATGAGTGCAATCTCACAGGCCTTGAGAGGTCAGGAATCAGAGCACACTCAGGAAGCAATTCGAGTGATTGACATTATTCTGAGGCAGCACTCAGCTAAGCA GGGTTGCCTATTAGTAAGGCAATCATTCTTCCACAACAATCCTTCCAACTTTGTTGACCTGGGTGGTGGTGTAGTGGGCTGTAGAGGGTTTCATTCTAGTTTTCGTGCAACCCAGAGTGGACTTTCACTCAATATCG ATGTGTCCACCACAATGATTGTGAAACCTGGTCCTGTCATTGATTTTCTGCTTGCCAATCAGGAAGTTAGTGATCCAAGCATGATTGATTGGGCTAAG GCCAAGCGTGCACTGAAGAACTTACGGATAAAAACAAGTCCAGCGAACCAAGAGCAGAAGATTGTTGGTCTCAGCGACAGACCTTGCCGTGAGCAATT ATTCACACTGAAACATAAAAATGGCAATGGTGACTCTGAAGTGATCACTGTTTTTGATTACTTCGTAAAAAACCGTGGCATAGAGCTGCAATACTCTGGTGATCTTCCTTGTATCATTGTGGGAAAACCAAAGCGGCCAACATATTTTCCAGTTGAG TTATGCAGTCTTCTGCCTTTACAAAGATACACTAAAGCTTTGAGGACACTACAGAGGTcgtcacttgttgagaaatctAGGCAGAAACCACAAGAAAGGATGTCTGTTTTGTATGAT GTACTGCAAAGAAGCAACTATGATGCAGAGCCCATGCTGAAGGCATGCGGGATTACAATTGCTAGAAGTTTCACAGAAGTTGATGGTAGGGTACTGCAGCCCCCCAAG CTTAAAGCTGGGAATGGAGAAGACATTTTTACACGCAATGGTAGATGGAACTTCAACAATAAG AGGCTCATTAGAGCTAGCAGTGTCGAGAAATGGGCAGTGGTCAACTTTTCTGCACGATGCAATGTCAGGGATCTTGTCCGTGATCTCATCAAGTGTGGAGGCATGAAGGGGATT ATGGTTGAAGCACCTTTCGATGTATTTGATGAGAATTCTTCAATGAGACGGTCACCTGCTGTAGGAAGGGttgaagacatgtttgaacaagtgaaaactAAGCTTCCTGGAGCACCCAAGTTTCTTTTGTGTGTTCTAGCTGAAAGGAAGAATTCTGATATTTATG GGCCTTGGAAGAAGAAATGCCTTGCTGAATTTGGGATCGTAACACAGTGCGTGGCACCAACTAGAGTCAATGATCAGTATCTTACAAATGTCCTACTAAAGATAAATGCAAAG TTGGGTGGCATGAATTCCTTGCTCCAAATTGAGACATCCCCAGCAATTCCTCTCGTATCCAAGGTTCCAACTATAATCTTGGGAATGGACGTATCCCACGGCTCTCCTGGATATTCTGATGTACCGTCCATTGCTGCT GTTGTTAGTTCTCGTGAATGGCCACTTATCTCGAAATACAGAGCTTCTGTCCGCACCCAACCTAAAATGGAAATGATTAACTCATTGTTTAATCCACGGGAAACTGAAGATGATGGTCTAATTCG GGAGTGTCTGATTGACTTCTACACCAGTTCTGGGAAGAGAAAGCCTGACCAAGTCATCATCTTCAG GGATGGTGTTAGCGAAAGTCAGTTTAATCAGGTGCTGAACATTGAGTTGCTACAAATCATCGAG GCTTGCAAATTTCTTGATGAGAAATGGAATCCGAAGTTCACGTTGATTATTGCCCAGAAGAACCATCACACTAAATTTTTCATTCCTGGCAAGCCAGATAATGTTCCACCTG GGACTGTTGTGGACAACAAAGTCTGCCATCCAAGGAACTTTGACTTCTACATGTGTTCACATGCTGGAATGATC GGGACTACGAGGCCAACTCACTATCACATCCTGCATGATGAGATAGGCTTCAACCCTGATGACCTGCAGGAGCTGGTGCATTCCCTTTCTTATGT GTACCAAAGGAGCACAACAGCCATATCAGTTG TTGCTCCCATCTGCTATGCACATCTTGCGGCTACTCAAGTCGGccggttcataaagtttgatgagatgtcggaGACGTCCTCCAGCCATGGGGGCCATAGTTCGGCGGGCAGCGCCCCTGTCCAGGAGCTGCCCCGTCTGCATGAGAGAGTCAGGAGCTCGatgttcttctgctga